In Cervus elaphus chromosome 3, mCerEla1.1, whole genome shotgun sequence, the following proteins share a genomic window:
- the SPRYD3 gene encoding SPRY domain-containing protein 3 has product MRRTRRPRFVLMNKMDDLNLHYRFLNWRRRIREIREVRAFRYQERFKHILVDGDTLSYHGNSGEVGCYVASRPLTKDSNYFEVSIVDSGVRGTIAVGLVPQYYSLDHQPGWLPDSVAYHADDGKLYNGRAKGRQFGSKCNSGDRIGCGIEPVSFDVQTAQIFFTKNGKRVGSTIMPMSPDGLFPAVGMHSLGEEVRLHLNAELGREDDSVMMVDSYEDEWGRLHDVRVCGTLLEYLGKGKSIVDVGLAQARRPLSTRSHYFEVEIVDPGEKCYIALGLARKDYPKNRHPGWSRGSVAYHADDGKIFHGSGVGDPFGPRCYKGDIMGCGIMFPRDYILDSEGDSDDSCDTVILSPTARAVRNVRNVMYLHQEGEEEEEEEEEEDDREEIEQEHEGKKVVVFFTRNGKIIGKKDAVVPSGGFFPTIGMLSCGEKVKVDLHPLSG; this is encoded by the exons ATGAGGAGGACGCGGCGGCCCCG GTTTGTTCTCATGAACAAGATGGATGACCTCAACCTGCACTACCGGTTTCTGAATTGGCGCCGGCGGATCCGGGAGATTCGAGAGGTCCGGGCTTTCCGATATCAGGAGAGGTTCAAGCATATTCTTGTAGATGGAGACACTTTGAG TTACCATGGAAACTCTGGTGAAGTTGGCTGCTATGTGGCTTCTCGACCCCTGACAAAGGACAGCAATTATTTTGAG GTGTCGATTGTGGACAGTGGGGTCCGGGGCACCATTGCTGTGGGACTGGTCCCTCAGTACTACAGCTTGGATCACCAGCCTGGCTGGTTGCCTGACTCTGTGGCCTACCATGCTGATGATGGCAA GCTTTACAATGGCCGAGCCAAGGGTCGCCAGTTTGGGTCAAAGTGCAACTCTGGGGACCGGATTGGTTGTGGCATTGAGCCAGTGTCCTTTGATGTGCAGACTGCCCAGATCTTCTTCACTAAAAATGGGAAGCGG GTGGGCTCCACCATCATGCCCATGTCCCCGGACGGGCTGTTTCCGGCAGTGGGCATGCACTCGCTGGGTGAGGAGGTGCGGCTGCATCTCAATGCTGAGCTGGGCCGTGAGGATGACAGCGTCATGATGGTGGACAGCTACGAGGATGAGTGGGGCCGGCTACACGATGTCCGAGTCTGTGGAACC CTGCTGGAGTACTTGGGCAAGGGCAAGAGCATCGTGGACGTGGGGCTGGCCCAGGCCCGGCGCCCACTCAGCACGCGTAGCCACTACTTTGAGGTGGAGATCGTGGACCCTGGAGAGAAATGCTACATCGCCTTGGGGCTGGCCCGGAAG GATTATCCCAAGAACAGGCACCCTGGCTGGAGCAGAGGGTCTGTGGCTTATCATGCAG ACGACGGGAAGATCTTTCATGGCAGCGGCGTGGGGGACCCCTTCGGGCCACGCTGTTACAAAGGGGACATAATGGGCTGTGGAATCATGTTCCCCCGGGACTACATTCTGGACAGTGAGG GTGACAGCGACGACAGCTGTGACACAGTGATCCTGTCCCCGACCGCCCGAGCTGTGCGCAACGTCCGGAATGTCATGTATCTGCaccaggaaggggaggaggaagaggaagaggaggaagaggaggacgaCAGGGAGGAGATAGAGCAAGAGCACGAGGGCAAGAAGGTGGTG GTTTTCTTCACTCGGAATGGCAAGATCATTGGGAAGAAGGATGCTGTTGTACCTTCTGGGGGCTTCTTCCCCACCATCGGGATGCTGAGCTGTGGGGAAAAAGTCAAAGTGGATCTGCACCCGCTGAGTGGCTAG
- the IGFBP6 gene encoding insulin-like growth factor-binding protein 6 encodes MTPHRLLPPLLLTLLLAARPGGALARCPGCGQGVSAGCPGGCAEEEDGGPAAAAEGCTEAGGCLRREGQQCGVYTPNCAPGLQCQPPEKEDLPLRALLQGRGRCGRARTPSGENPKESKPQGGTARSQDVNRRDQQRNSGTSTTPARPNSGGVQDSEMGPCRKHLDSVLQQLQTEVFRGPHTLYVPNCDHRGFYRKRQCRSSQGQRRGPCWCVDRMGQPLPGSSEGSDGSSLCPAGSSG; translated from the exons ATGACCCCCCACAGGCTGCTGCCGCCACTGCTGCTAACTTTGCTGCTCGCTGCCCGCCCAGGAGGCGCCTTGGCAAGGTGCCCAGGCTGCGGGCAGGGGGTGTCGGCGGGTTGTCCAGGGGGCTGCgcggaggaggaggatggggggccggcggcggcggcggaaggCTGTACGGAAGCTGGGGGCTGtctcaggagggaggggcagcAGTGCGGGGTCTACACTCCCAACTGCGCCCCAGGACTGCAGTGCCAGCCGCCGGAGAAAGAGGATTTGCCTTTGCGGGCGCTGCTGCAGGGCCGGGGCCGCTGCGGCCGGGCGCGCACGCCCTCGG GGGAGAATCCTAAGGAGAGTAAGCCCCAAGGAGGAACCGCTCGCTCGCAGGACGTGAACCGCAGAGACCAACAGAGGAATTCGGGGACCTCTACCACTCCCGCCCGGCCCAATTCTGGGGGCGTCCAAGACTCTGAGATG GGTCCCTGCCGCAAACATCTGGACTCCGTGCTGCAGCAGCTCCAGACCGAGGTCTTCCGCGGGCCTCACACCCTCTACGTGCCTAATTGTGACCATAGGGGCTTCTACCGGAAGCGGCAG TGCCGCTCCTCCCAGGGGCAGCGCCGAGGTCCCTGCTGGTGTGTGGATCGCATGGGCCAGCCCCTGCCCGGGTCCTCAGAAGGCAGCGATGGAAGCTCCCTCTGCCCCGCCGGAAGCAGCGGCTaa